The following proteins are co-located in the Dyadobacter chenwenxiniae genome:
- the kaiC gene encoding circadian clock protein KaiC: MYNNPSDLNTSLPSLQKSRTGIKGLDEITLGGLPQGRPTLICGSAGCGKTLFSIEFLVHGALEFGEPGVFVAFEEKTEELTVNVASLGFDLAQMQKDRLIKLDHVHIERSEIEETGEYDLDGLFIRLGHAIDSIGAKRVVLDTIESLFSGLDNEAIIRAELRRLFEWLKNKNVTTVITGEKGEGTLTRQGLEEYVSDCVIMLDHRVENKISTRLLRIVKYRGSVHGTNEYPFLIDEDGISVMPVTSLTLSHFASSDRISSGIPALNKMLGGKGFFRGSSVLVSGAAGTGKTSIAGSFANESCLNGEKCVYFAFEESPKQIIRNMGSIGIDLQAHIDNDLLKFHASRPTLNGLEMHLLAINKLITQFKPTTVVVDPITNLTTVGSVSEVKSLLIRLIDFLQSEGITVMFTALSLNDSISEQTDESISSLVDAWLLVRDIELNGERNRGLYVMKSRGMKHSNQVREFVISDNGLDLLDVFLGPDGVLTGSAREAQQLLEQTDAALRDHAVSRKDREIERKKLVLESKINSLKEEFESLQEQLNKTFIEEQLKQEVFEKNRQEISRFRDTGKSLE; this comes from the coding sequence CACGCACCGGCATTAAAGGCTTAGACGAAATCACGCTCGGCGGGCTTCCACAGGGAAGGCCGACATTAATATGCGGCTCCGCCGGATGTGGCAAGACGCTTTTCTCGATTGAATTTTTGGTGCACGGCGCGCTGGAATTCGGCGAGCCTGGTGTCTTTGTTGCATTTGAGGAAAAAACCGAAGAGTTGACTGTCAACGTCGCATCGCTCGGTTTTGACCTAGCACAAATGCAGAAAGACAGGCTCATCAAGCTCGATCACGTTCACATTGAAAGAAGTGAAATAGAAGAAACGGGCGAATACGATCTGGATGGTCTCTTTATCCGCCTTGGTCATGCTATTGACAGCATTGGTGCCAAACGGGTTGTACTCGATACGATTGAAAGTCTTTTCTCCGGGCTTGATAATGAGGCGATCATTCGCGCCGAATTGAGGAGATTGTTTGAATGGCTGAAAAACAAAAACGTTACCACAGTCATTACCGGAGAAAAAGGCGAAGGCACACTTACACGCCAGGGACTTGAAGAATATGTTTCTGATTGTGTGATTATGCTGGATCACCGGGTTGAGAATAAAATTTCGACACGGCTTTTGCGCATTGTGAAATACAGGGGTTCCGTTCACGGAACCAACGAATATCCGTTCCTGATAGACGAGGATGGCATTTCTGTGATGCCTGTAACATCACTCACGCTATCCCACTTTGCTTCCAGTGACCGTATTTCATCAGGAATACCTGCGCTAAATAAAATGCTGGGTGGTAAAGGGTTTTTCAGGGGCAGCAGCGTTCTCGTTTCCGGGGCGGCAGGAACCGGCAAGACAAGTATCGCAGGTTCATTTGCCAACGAAAGCTGCCTTAATGGCGAAAAGTGCGTTTATTTCGCATTTGAGGAATCCCCAAAACAGATTATCCGGAATATGGGGTCCATAGGCATTGACTTACAGGCCCACATCGATAATGATCTATTGAAGTTCCATGCGTCCAGGCCTACATTGAATGGACTGGAGATGCATTTGTTAGCGATTAATAAGCTGATTACCCAATTTAAACCAACAACGGTTGTGGTAGATCCGATCACAAACCTGACCACCGTTGGCTCAGTCAGTGAGGTTAAAAGTTTGCTGATCAGGCTGATAGATTTTCTGCAATCGGAAGGCATTACCGTAATGTTCACTGCTCTGTCCCTGAATGACAGTATTTCAGAGCAAACAGACGAAAGCATTTCTTCGCTGGTGGATGCGTGGCTGCTTGTACGCGACATTGAATTAAACGGTGAGCGAAACAGAGGACTTTACGTGATGAAATCGCGTGGTATGAAACACTCAAATCAAGTAAGGGAATTTGTGATCAGCGACAATGGCTTGGATCTCTTGGATGTTTTCCTCGGACCGGATGGGGTGCTGACAGGTTCGGCAAGGGAAGCGCAACAGTTGCTGGAACAAACAGATGCGGCATTAAGAGATCACGCGGTGTCCAGGAAGGACAGGGAAATTGAAAGGAAAAAACTGGTGCTGGAATCCAAAATCAATAGCCTTAAAGAAGAATTCGAATCTTTGCAAGAGCAACTGAATAAAACCTTTATTGAAGAACAACTCAAACAAGAAGTCTTCGAGAAGAATCGGCAGGAAATTTCCCGTTTCCGCGACACCGGCAAATCATTGGAATAA
- a CDS encoding circadian clock KaiB family protein, translating to MEDTAEMWELRLYVAGKTTKSVTALTNLKKYCEEHLKGKYVIEVIDLLLQPQLAEGDQILAIPTLVKKVPEPIRKIIGDLSNEEKVLVGLNIRPAKRTE from the coding sequence ATGGAAGATACAGCAGAAATGTGGGAACTAAGGTTGTATGTGGCAGGCAAAACCACTAAGTCGGTTACTGCACTAACCAACCTTAAAAAATATTGTGAAGAACATTTAAAAGGTAAATACGTCATTGAAGTAATCGATCTTCTTTTACAGCCGCAATTGGCTGAGGGCGACCAGATACTTGCTATTCCTACCCTTGTGAAGAAAGTGCCGGAACCGATTCGCAAGATCATTGGAGATCTATCCAACGAAGAGAAAGTTTTAGTTGGATTAAATATACGCCCTGCAAAAAGAACAGAATGA
- a CDS encoding circadian clock KaiB family protein → MNENTDTEPTNPTDDNDFYVLRLFVTGASVNSIRAVVNVKEICETYIKDKYSLEIIDVHQQKSIAEQEQIIALPLLIKTTPLPARRLIGDMSDTQKVLKGLGISIGS, encoded by the coding sequence ATGAACGAAAACACGGATACTGAGCCAACTAACCCGACCGACGATAACGATTTTTACGTGCTTCGGCTGTTTGTGACAGGCGCGTCCGTTAATTCGATAAGAGCGGTCGTTAATGTAAAAGAAATATGTGAAACCTATATCAAAGACAAGTATTCTTTGGAAATCATCGATGTCCATCAACAGAAAAGCATCGCTGAACAAGAACAGATCATTGCTTTACCCTTACTAATCAAGACTACGCCGCTTCCGGCCAGAAGGCTGATCGGCGACATGTCCGACACACAAAAAGTACTCAAAGGTCTGGGAATCTCGATTGGATCATGA
- a CDS encoding sensor histidine kinase, with the protein MNRQKTYEELIKENEELHQQLEEATDTIQAIRSGQVDALVVKSPNGGHQLFTLKTADQTYRVFIEKMNEGAVTLSHEGLILYCNSMFASMINMPLSRVLGLHFSDFIADGFQEIYLDLFNNGWREDSKTELCVTRGGELVPCQLSVTMLQLDEGPALSVILTDLSFQKEIQQLLKQNNLRLAEINTELEVSNHDLQQFASIASHDLQEPLRKILIFSTMLRNKLVDELTDENVTYLNKIIASSQRMRNMITDILSYSRLSTNVNNFAVTSLNEVIDEVIEDYEILILEKKAEIIVDKLPDIEVNRGQIKQVFQNLISNSIKFSKPGLAPVIRISGGVREGSEGSLKDSTGTKNCFVTISDNGIGFDELYYEKIFSLFERLNTKDKYEGSGIGLAITKKIIDKHNGSIAVSSKEGEGAVFELTLPISQRLG; encoded by the coding sequence ATGAATAGGCAAAAGACATACGAAGAGTTAATAAAGGAAAACGAGGAACTGCACCAGCAACTGGAAGAAGCAACGGATACCATCCAGGCGATCCGGTCAGGCCAGGTGGATGCGCTCGTGGTTAAAAGCCCGAATGGCGGGCACCAGTTGTTTACGCTTAAAACAGCCGACCAGACTTACCGTGTGTTTATCGAAAAAATGAACGAAGGTGCGGTTACGCTAAGCCATGAGGGCCTCATCCTTTATTGTAATTCAATGTTCGCCTCGATGATCAACATGCCGCTGTCCAGGGTGCTGGGCTTGCATTTCAGCGATTTTATTGCAGACGGCTTTCAGGAAATTTATCTCGATCTGTTCAATAACGGCTGGCGGGAAGACAGCAAAACGGAGCTATGCGTCACAAGAGGCGGTGAACTCGTTCCCTGCCAGCTCTCTGTTACAATGCTACAACTGGACGAGGGACCAGCACTGAGTGTGATATTGACGGACCTTTCGTTTCAAAAAGAAATTCAACAGCTGCTCAAACAGAACAATTTGCGGTTGGCTGAGATCAATACAGAATTGGAGGTCAGCAATCACGATTTGCAACAGTTTGCGTCTATCGCCTCGCACGACCTCCAGGAGCCTTTACGTAAAATATTGATTTTCTCAACCATGCTCCGTAACAAGCTTGTTGATGAGCTCACGGACGAGAATGTTACTTATCTGAACAAGATCATTGCCTCTTCTCAAAGAATGCGGAACATGATCACAGACATCCTCAGTTACTCAAGGCTTTCGACCAACGTCAATAATTTCGCCGTCACAAGCCTGAATGAAGTAATTGACGAAGTGATTGAAGATTACGAAATCTTGATTTTGGAGAAAAAAGCAGAAATCATAGTGGACAAACTCCCTGATATTGAAGTTAACAGAGGTCAGATCAAGCAGGTTTTTCAAAATTTGATCAGCAATTCCATTAAATTCTCTAAACCAGGCTTAGCACCCGTGATCCGTATTTCGGGGGGCGTGCGCGAGGGTTCGGAAGGATCGCTGAAAGACTCAACTGGAACGAAAAATTGCTTTGTAACCATTTCAGACAATGGGATCGGGTTCGACGAGTTGTACTATGAAAAAATCTTCTCCTTATTTGAAAGGCTGAATACAAAGGACAAATACGAAGGCTCGGGCATAGGATTGGCCATTACGAAAAAAATCATTGACAAACACAACGGCAGCATCGCCGTCTCCAGCAAAGAAGGCGAAGGAGCAGTTTTCGAACTGACTTTACCCATTTCGCAGCGCTTGGGCTGA
- a CDS encoding MutS-related protein — MRITETFKMHPIDSQTLQELQIFPKNPRDASILNFFDRSATEGGRDHLRQLLTSPKRSHSDVIAFQDLLKAIMNEPDTFKINISRTYVAAAEAYYGSNIAYSMSQDVVRHWFDTLIFSLRNPAEFYMVQSGFFATFKVLKAIEKMTAALPASLPDLLKDDAGFLNAFLNKKGLRNMLRREEKKLSIRVIFYWDYFLRIVFKKELRSVLDIFYKFDAYQAISQTAIVNRLSFPEFDERNAGRASFNARDIWHPLIKAAVPNSISLDDETPVCMLTGANTSGKTTFLKTCGIAVYLAHLGWPVPATGLRLTFCDRLFTSIHLSDDISLGYSHFYSEVMRIKTIAEALYAGENCFIVIDELFRGTNQEDSLQCSIKVIGGFARHKNSLFFVSTHLEPLLQRFEHEGSICFRCFRTHIKGDNFINSYQIENGISSERLGQIILKKAGIELLLNGKKE; from the coding sequence TTGAGGATTACAGAAACCTTCAAGATGCATCCCATCGACAGCCAAACCCTTCAAGAGCTACAAATATTCCCCAAAAACCCCAGGGACGCTAGCATCCTGAATTTTTTCGACCGGTCTGCAACCGAAGGGGGACGAGACCATTTACGGCAATTGCTTACAAGCCCTAAGCGCTCTCATTCAGATGTAATCGCATTTCAGGATCTGCTGAAAGCGATCATGAACGAGCCGGATACATTTAAAATCAACATTTCAAGAACGTATGTTGCCGCGGCGGAAGCTTATTATGGCTCCAATATTGCCTATTCAATGTCCCAGGATGTTGTTCGGCATTGGTTCGACACATTGATATTTTCACTCCGGAACCCTGCGGAGTTTTACATGGTGCAAAGCGGGTTTTTCGCAACATTCAAAGTCTTGAAGGCCATTGAAAAAATGACCGCTGCCTTACCCGCCAGCCTGCCCGATCTGCTGAAAGATGATGCAGGCTTTCTGAACGCTTTTTTGAACAAGAAGGGCCTGCGGAATATGCTGAGACGAGAAGAAAAAAAATTATCGATCCGCGTTATCTTTTACTGGGATTACTTTTTACGTATTGTGTTTAAAAAGGAGCTAAGAAGCGTTTTGGATATTTTTTATAAGTTCGATGCTTACCAGGCCATATCCCAAACGGCGATTGTGAATCGGCTGTCGTTTCCTGAATTCGATGAACGTAATGCTGGACGAGCAAGCTTCAATGCAAGAGACATCTGGCATCCGTTGATCAAAGCGGCGGTTCCAAACAGCATTTCCCTGGACGACGAGACACCTGTGTGTATGCTTACGGGCGCCAATACGAGCGGCAAAACAACATTCCTGAAAACATGCGGCATTGCCGTTTACCTGGCACACCTCGGCTGGCCGGTTCCTGCGACCGGTCTTCGCTTAACGTTTTGTGACAGGCTCTTCACATCCATTCATCTTTCTGACGACATCTCGCTGGGTTACAGCCATTTTTACAGCGAAGTAATGCGGATCAAAACGATTGCAGAAGCACTATATGCGGGAGAAAATTGCTTCATCGTTATCGACGAGCTGTTCAGGGGCACCAACCAGGAAGATTCGCTGCAATGTTCCATTAAGGTTATCGGTGGTTTTGCCCGACACAAAAATTCCCTTTTCTTCGTATCAACACACCTGGAACCCCTTCTGCAACGCTTTGAGCACGAAGGTTCCATTTGCTTCCGCTGTTTCAGAACGCACATTAAGGGCGATAATTTTATCAATTCATATCAGATTGAAAACGGTATTTCATCGGAAAGGCTCGGACAGATCATTTTAAAAAAAGCAGGCATTGAGTTGCTTTTAAATGGCAAAAAAGAGTGA
- a CDS encoding tetratricopeptide repeat protein, translated as MKLPTIFILILASSAECFAQKQIDCSSIAIQDSLFNVYSNRARSFGYDHPGWDQSYDSLIAICPNIAEAYQEKGLPHLFNGNLAKVFEYNDKAVELDPKRWTSYRGYLHCIYAKNYDKAIVDFEKALTLTPNGFIEDHTFWFFLALCNMELGNYVKAESFLQKDIAQQKRGEGKNDLHFNSLLYFGIVYYLMNEYDQAEKWLRDCLQMYEQHPMANYYLAMTMKITGNTQQKLYFERARQYALDDYRMNEPNSQNLTFPKQVSMEEMEKQL; from the coding sequence ATGAAACTGCCAACGATCTTTATTCTCATCCTGGCAAGCAGCGCGGAATGCTTTGCACAGAAGCAAATTGATTGCAGCTCTATCGCTATCCAGGACAGCCTTTTTAATGTTTATTCCAATAGAGCGCGCTCCTTTGGTTATGATCATCCGGGTTGGGACCAGAGTTATGATAGTTTGATAGCCATTTGTCCAAACATTGCGGAGGCTTACCAGGAGAAAGGTTTGCCGCATTTATTTAATGGAAACCTCGCAAAAGTATTTGAATATAATGATAAGGCCGTGGAATTGGACCCGAAGCGCTGGACGTCTTACCGCGGCTATCTGCATTGCATCTACGCTAAAAATTATGACAAAGCGATTGTTGACTTCGAAAAAGCATTAACCCTAACGCCGAACGGTTTTATCGAGGATCATACGTTCTGGTTTTTCCTGGCTTTGTGCAATATGGAGCTGGGAAATTATGTAAAGGCGGAAAGCTTTTTGCAAAAGGACATTGCGCAGCAAAAGCGCGGCGAAGGCAAGAATGACCTACATTTCAATTCCCTGTTGTATTTTGGAATCGTTTATTATCTGATGAATGAATACGACCAGGCAGAGAAATGGTTGCGGGACTGCCTGCAAATGTACGAACAGCACCCTATGGCCAATTATTACCTCGCCATGACGATGAAGATTACTGGAAACACACAACAGAAACTCTATTTCGAGCGGGCGAGGCAATATGCGCTCGATGATTACAGAATGAACGAGCCTAATTCACAAAATCTCACATTCCCAAAACAGGTCTCCATGGAAGAAATGGAAAAGCAGCTATAA